From one Planococcus citri chromosome 3, ihPlaCitr1.1, whole genome shotgun sequence genomic stretch:
- the LOC135841931 gene encoding uncharacterized protein LOC135841931, producing MGASISQRPSKCLKNARRPRRSKSEECLGSKHSVTMGRLFAPWHNLVNVADSRLRLNANAAAKMLELAATDKAVSYEMEKSFNEIHRSNSLDKTCSFHDDYVVDDKTFIDDDYSGDDRDGANADIHQLFNFNQRKLVIDVNKDSIFEVNLRKGSRGLGFSVLEYDGFIFIKQLFPLEAASQSGLLQEGDIILSANGNALTHLSSFEALQILRKLDNAVTLIVCRLQQFSTKKPVSSSQMFSNFTPMTYDCCVQHREFEIKMKKINGSLGFTLRKDEDGLRSHIVRALVKKPAICDGRIKPGDQIISVNNREIGEMSHQEAVKFLRDCGDEVSLRLRRETLSSSLTSLSSSHFEDNNKTLRKEAVDMLNTLAVKKLKVESENTKNTSNIDENDAISKMQSEEQSNHDYDDDVDNDDDDDEDDEAGLFEGAFSTLVSQKTSSISKRMQNDYLPNENLAEIADEPVSLPALDIHGDKISFQHSDPAYHSINVPGLSAKNSDDTFAQSELSSIPTSDNKGLLKWKGVVLDSQTESVSNLQRMDATSETIVVQLQRNWNSRLGFSLSYENNTSVISAIHANSVAASDGRLRVGDQILEINSKNVQNLETNEVIKLLRTVRGAVTIKVSRNHLKQI from the exons ATGGGCGCTAGCATCAGTCAAAGACCTAGCAAATGCTTGAAAAATGCGCGCAGACCTCGAAGAAGTAAATCCGAAGAGTGTTTGGGTTCGAAACATAGCGTGACGATGGGCAGACTTTTCGCGCCGTGGCATAATCTAGTCAACGTCGCCGATAGCCGTCTCCGTCTCAACGCAAACGCCGCAGCCAAAATGCTGGAATTGGCCGCCACAGACAAGGCAGTTTCTTACGAAATGGAGAAAAGCTTCAACGAAATACATCGCAGCAATTCGTTAGATAAGACCTGCAGTTTCCACGATGATTACGTCGTCGACGATAAAACCTTCATCGACGACGATTACTCCGGCGACGATCGCGATGGGGCGAACGCCGATATCCACCAGTTGTTTAATTTCAACCAACGCAAACTCGTCATTGACGTTAacaaag ATTCGATTTTCGAAGTCAATTTACGTAAAGGAAGTCGCGGATTAGGATTTAGCGTTTTGGAATACGacggtttcattttcatcaagcAGCTGTTTCCATTGGAAGCTGCTTCGCAGTCTGGTCTATTGCAAGAAGGTGATATTATATTATCCGCTAATGGAAACGCTTTAACACATTTATCCAGTTTT GAAGCGTTGCAAATATTACGTAAATTGGATAATGCCGTTACACTGATCGTGTGTCGTTTGCAACAGTTTTCCACGAAGAAGCCGGTATCTTCTAGTCAAATGTTTTCGAATTTTACTCCGATGACGTACGATTGCTGCGTACAGCACAGA gaattcgagattaaaatgaaaaaaatcaacggtAGTTTGGGTTTCACACTTAGAAAAGACGAAGATGGTCTTCGTAGTCATATCGTTCGTGCTTTAGTCAAGAAACCAGCTATTTGCGACGGCAGAATTAAACCCGGCGATCAAATTATCAGC GTGAATAACAGAGAAATTGGCGAAATGAGTCATCAAGAAGCTGTGAAATTCCTTAGAGACTGCGGCGACGAAGTTAGTCTGAGACTTCGTCGTGAAACTCTATCGTCTTCGTTAACCTCGCTTAGTTCTAGTCATTTTGAAGATAATAATAAAACTTTGag GAAAGAAGCTGTCGACATGTTGAATACTTTggctgtgaaaaaattgaaagtcgaAAGCGAGAAtacgaaaaatacgagtaatatcgATGAAAATGATGCGATATCAAAAATGCAATCGGAAGAGCAGTCCAATCAtgattacgacgacgacgtcgacaatgatgatgatgatgatgaagatgatgaagCCGGTCTTTTCGAAGGAGCATTTTCCACTTTAGTTT CTCAAAAAACAAGTTCGATTTCCAAGAGAATGCAAAACGATTATCTTCCGAATGAAAATCTCGCGGAGATCGCCGACGAACCAGTAAGCCTACCAGCTTTAGATATCCACGGAGACAAAATCAGTTTTCAACACAGCGATCCTGCTTACCATTCCATAAATGTGCCTGGTTTATCCGCAAAA AATTCGGATGACACCTTCGCCCAGTCTGAACTTTCATCCATTCCTACATCCGATAATAAAGGATTGTTAAAGTGGAAAGGCGTCGTTCTAGATTCGCAGACTGAATCGGTTTCTAATTTGCAGCGTATGGACGCTACGTCAGAG acGATCGTCGTTCAGTTACAAAGAAATTGGAATAGTCGACTAGGATTTAGTCTGAGTTATGAAAACAATACCAGCGTAATTAGTGCAATTCACGCGAATAGTGTTGCAGCGAGTGATGGTCGTTTGAGAGTAGGCGATCAAATTTTGGAG ATAAATTCGAAGAACGTTCAAAACTTGGAAACGAACGAAGTAATAAAATTACTTCGAACTGTTCGTGGTGCTGTTACTATCAAAGTGAGCAGAAACCATTTGAAGCAAATTTAG